The region AGAGGAGCTTGCTGAAGCCAACGCATGTGCTCTTGCTGAACTACGGTGCAATGAAGGCCGGGTGGCTTGCATGGGCTTTGATTATGAATCGGACTTTGGACAGAGGTTGGGCAACATGGGCGCCCTGGCGTCGATTGCGAGCCCGGTGGAATCAACATGtgtcgtggttgttgctCTTGTTTCGGGTTGTGAGGTTGCAATACCGGTGGACTCTGACTTTGCATTGGACGTGGATTCATCCACGGGTTTGGGCTCGAGTTCATGTTCAAGTTCATGTTTGGTTGTGGCATTGGAACAAGACTTCCCATAGAGTACATTGCAAAGGGAATAGCGTTTGGTCCAAATGCTGCTTGGTTGATCATCTGACTGGACATGTGTGTGCTGCTAGTGATGAGAGCATTGTTATCTGATGGTGAAAGCATTTGACCTGTCTCATACGCCAGATTGTTCATTGCGATCCCCCCAAAATCGAGGCAGGGGACTTGCTCGAAACATGGCGACGATGTGGAATTGAACAAAGCGCTGGAACTGGCGAAAAGCGATGTTGGATGGCTTGTAGATGGCATTGGCTGCGACATCTGTTTGGGTGAAACTGCCACCGACATGCGTGGCACGCGACTGATTGGAGGGAAATCCGTAGGGAAGGCAAAGCTTTCAAGAACTTGGATTAATGTACTGGGTTGTTCGGGGCTCATTCTGGGGCTAGGATCCTGAGATGGGGCTGGCCCAGTGTCAGTAGTTCTAGTGACGCTGCTGGGTGGTGCAGGTTGATCGGAAGCATGGCGATGGCTAGCAGAAGCTGGATGTAACTGCGCGCTGGTTTTGGTTATTCTAGAAACTGCCAGGTCTAGCTTTTGATTGTTCAGGTGTGGGTTTGGGGCTGGCTGGTCGTTCAGGCGTGGCTTCTTGACGGGACAACAAGATATAAACTCCACTTCATCATCGTCCGCCGTCCGTTTGGCTGGGATTGCTTGAGCGGGCTTTGCTGCCACTAGCTGGGACGCTGAACCCTTCTCCTGCTGTTTCGAAGACGACATGATGGCTACTTTTTCGTCGGCAGTGGATGTGTGGGTGCGAACTGGCTTCAGGGCAAGCGCGAGTTATATGTCCAACGATTCAAAGCATCGCGTTAAAAAGCTGGCGGTGAAAAAGGAACACATGGGAGCCTGTCATTTGATCCGATAAGTACTTCACAGGAGGCATCTTTGAAGAGTTGGAATGCGGGACAAGGGGACTATTGAATGGATGCAGCTTGTTGTACATGGCTTCATGATTCAGCAGGAGAGCAAAGCTTGGGCTGTTGTGCGCATTAGGATGAAATGTAGAGTAGACCTTTCGATGATTATGCATCAAGGTTCTCAGCTGAGGCTCTATATACCTGAAGTAAAAGGTGAATGAGGGGTTCCAATATGGTATGTTCACCATGTTGGAGTCTTGTGTTTTGTCTCAGAAAGGTGCAGCTCCTGAacaaggggaaagggggtgcCAAGATCTGAGCTACGCTACTGCAGCTGTCACAAGTCTGTGAGCAGCTGGCCACCACTGCGTGGGTTCTGAGTCCCCACTCGCCtatggcccaagctcccaaCGGCAGGGCAAGGCTGAGCTTCTGCCTTGTGAATTGCTCCCCGCATCATCTCCAGCTCTCCCTAATTCTTCCACCAACAATCTTGTGTTTGTCTCCCAACGAAATCGAAGTAACTACCAAACTTGCTTCCAAATACACGCCCAAAGAAGCCATAAGTATTTTTTTCGACCCAGAAGCGATCACGAACCGAAGAAGCACCACCATGGCGAACCAGGCAGGAGGGGCCAACGAGCTGCTATCCGTCCAGAAGTCATCAGACTCCGGTCTCCAAATCATTCTTCACCCACTCCCGATCCTTGAGATTTCCGACTTTATTACCAGAGGTTACCAAAGGAACTACAAGGGcgccgttgttggtggacTTCTTGGTCAGCAAAATGGCCGCGAGATCACTATTGAGCACAGTTTCAGCATCAAGTcagtgaagaaggaggaggatggtggtgtctACGAGCTCGATGAAGAATGGTTCAGGCAAAGATTGGATCAAAGTATGAGAATTCATCCAGTCATTTAAGCAGTACGCGTTTTGGCAACTAACGTGGCGGAAGTGAAACTTGTCCACAAATCACCACAGCTCGACCTGGTAGGCTGGTATGCCCTCGTGCCCAAGTCGGGCCCAACAGTCCTCCACCTGCCAATCCACCGCCAAATCAGCACTGTCAACGAGTCCGCCGTATTGTTAGGATTCCATCTGGAGGACATGCTTTCTCCCGCGGCTGGGGACCCGCTTCCAATCACGATATATGAGTCGAACATGGAGGCCGAAGGTGAAGATAAGGAGATGAAGGATTCCGAAAACCCAACCAACATGGTTCTCCGCTTCCGCAAACTTCCCTACGCAACTGAGACTGGAGAGGCCGAGATGATAGGCATGCAGTTCATTCGTGAGGGTGGCGCCAACGCTTCGGCAGATGATACCCCAGTCGAAACCAAAAACATCGCTGAGCAATTTGAGCAAAAGATCGCCGTGACGGATGGCAAGGGCAAGCGTAGGGCCGTTATGACCTCTGGTTCCGTTTCGAAGAACCCAGTCAGTCCGAGTAAAGGCAAGGGGAAACAAAAGGACgagccctcctcttccccaccGCAGGCCGAGCCACCCAATCCcgacatcaacctcaccaggTCAGAGTCAGAGTACATGGCTGCGCTCCAAGCAAAGTTCAATGCTATCAAGATGCTCAAATCACGTATCGCTTTGATCATCACCTATCTGcaacgcctccctcccacttTCACGGAAGGAAAGCAAACCACACAGGAAGCTTCTGATGCTGCTCGTGCCTCTGGCGGCCAATACACGATTCCCTCGAATAACATACTCCGGCACATTCAGTCGCTGGTCACCAACATTGACCTTGTCACCCCTGCTGAACAGGCTGCTTTGCGAAAGGAAATGCTGCAGGAGACCAACGATGTAAAACTCATCTCTTTGATCTCTGACTTGTTGACCAGCGTCGCTGAGGTCAAGGAGGCAGGTAAAAAGTTCAGCATCCTGGAGTCATCAAAACAAACACGTGGACCgagaggtggtgttgggtaTGGCGGGCCAGTGGGAGACAAGAGCAATGACTATGAATTAACCGGTTCCTATAGCCCTATTCATTCGAGGGGACATGCTGAGTTTGGCACGACAGGGTCTGTTTCACAAGAGTTTGGTGGTGCCTCCGATATGCTTCACAACCTCTCTGATTAAAGTGCTCGTGACGACGAGAGCGGACCACAATAAACACCGAGGGGCTCTACAAAAACaggaggtgaaggggttggggagcGCTAAGGGCAGCAGACATGTACATGCACGAAACATAACGAATATGTGTCCCCGGTGAGCAAGATAAAGCGATGACAATTATGATGAGTTTATGTATGGCGTTAGACATCCGGGCAAGACAGGACAGGGGCATGAATCAGGGTCAGGAAATCAGGCAAGGGCATGGGCATGGAAAGGAAACATGATTGGTGGTAGCATCAGCCAGTCACCACGAATACAGGAAAATGCTATGCCTTTGAGCCAACAAAGCTATACACCGGTAAAAGTCATGCAAAATTAGAGACTACTTGATTACTAGTCTGACTGGTGACCTCACAAAAACTCCCAAAACAGATATAGCATGTGTGAGTGAGAAAATAGACAGCGACCAAGGAGAAACAACACAGTAGAATTGGTCTGCCTACCCACATTCAAGCCCCAACCAGCTTCCGAACCCCTCTGCTCTCTATCACCATATTGTTATCGCTCCCCTGATGTGAATCACAGCTCTTCATCTGCTCCATATTTGCTTACCTGCTGCGCTTGGAACCTTCTGCAATGCCCAGTGGCATTATCGATAGCACAGCAACATCTGATTTGGTGAACCCTTGGTGTTCAT is a window of Podospora pseudopauciseta strain CBS 411.78 chromosome 1, whole genome shotgun sequence DNA encoding:
- a CDS encoding hypothetical protein (MEROPS:MER0030137; COG:O; COG:T; EggNog:ENOG503NW2Z), translated to MAQAPNGRARLSFCLVNCSPHHLQLSLILPPTILCLSPNEIEVTTKLASKYTPKEAISIFFDPEAITNRRSTTMANQAGGANELLSVQKSSDSGLQIILHPLPILEISDFITRGYQRNYKGAVVGGLLGQQNGREITIEHSFSIKSVKKEEDGGVYELDEEWFRQRLDQMKLVHKSPQLDLVGWYALVPKSGPTVLHLPIHRQISTVNESAVLLGFHLEDMLSPAAGDPLPITIYESNMEAEGEDKEMKDSENPTNMVLRFRKLPYATETGEAEMIGMQFIREGGANASADDTPVETKNIAEQFEQKIAVTDGKGKRRAVMTSGSVSKNPVSPSKGKGKQKDEPSSSPPQAEPPNPDINLTRSESEYMAALQAKFNAIKMLKSRIALIITYLQRLPPTFTEGKQTTQEASDAARASGGQYTIPSNNILRHIQSLVTNIDLVTPAEQAALRKEMLQETNDVKLISLISDLLTSVAEVKEAGKKFSILESSKQTRGPRGGVGYGGPVGDKSNDYELTGSYSPIHSRGHAEFGTTGSVSQEFGGASDMLHNLSD
- a CDS encoding hypothetical protein (EggNog:ENOG503PUG2), which codes for MSSSKQQEKGSASQLVAAKPAQAIPAKRTADDDEVEFISCCPVKKPRLNDQPAPNPHLNNQKLDLAVSRITKTSAQLHPASASHRHASDQPAPPSSVTRTTDTGPAPSQDPSPRMSPEQPSTLIQVLESFAFPTDFPPISRVPRMSVAVSPKQMSQPMPSTSHPTSLFASSSALFNSTSSPCFEQVPCLDFGGIAMNNLAYETGQMLSPSDNNALITSSTHMSSQMINQAAFGPNAIPFAMYSMGSLVPMPQPNMNLNMNSSPNPWMNPRPMQSQSPPVLQPHNPKQEQQPRHMLIPPGSQSTPGRPCCPTSVQSPIHNQSPCKPPGLHCTVVQQEHMRWLQQAPLQPSSQLQTQILPVLPPPPPPQLLKAPTAAPEKQPLNKTKFTIPLRKKPSPNLLIDIAETAEETFPYDEVAARHGVTPQKVFDTLSAIVLIPLLRCPTDKRRAGKLAHDRVKFYTQKKNTMGKEKGEVTRVKEVRQFLEENRQQGGG